In the Ferviditalea candida genome, one interval contains:
- the tnpB gene encoding IS66 family insertion sequence element accessory protein TnpB (TnpB, as the term is used for proteins encoded by IS66 family insertion elements, is considered an accessory protein, since TnpC, encoded by a neighboring gene, is a DDE family transposase.) encodes MLRDIQPEQVYLAAGFTDMRKSIDGLAVLVKEGFELDPFSSALFVFCNRGRDKLKILYWEHNGFWLYYRRLERGRFRWPTEANAAPIRVTRRELRWLLDGLSLEQRQAHTEVNARTVI; translated from the coding sequence ATGCTAAGAGACATTCAGCCCGAACAGGTATACCTGGCCGCCGGATTTACGGATATGCGCAAGTCTATTGATGGGCTCGCTGTTCTTGTAAAAGAGGGATTTGAGCTTGATCCGTTCTCCTCAGCTTTATTTGTCTTTTGCAACCGCGGGCGGGACAAGCTGAAAATTTTGTACTGGGAGCACAACGGATTCTGGCTGTACTATCGACGGCTCGAACGCGGCAGATTTCGGTGGCCGACCGAGGCCAATGCTGCGCCGATCCGAGTCACCCGGCGGGAGCTTCGCTGGTTGCTGGACGGCCTTTCCCTCGAACAACGTCAGGCGCATACCGAGGTGAATGCCCGTACGGTGATCTGA